A genomic region of Planctomycetia bacterium contains the following coding sequences:
- a CDS encoding DNRLRE domain-containing protein, with the protein MNRITGATMRWASHLLGAPLLLLIPFRLCLGATIQLSAAADNTIYDDPSASLSNGAGQFLNVGVTADGLVRRGLVRFDVAASIPPQSIITEAVLTLHLSQSQSGAEPVAIHRLLSAWGEGTSDALGGEGAGTAATADDATWVHRFFPDQLWATAGGDLVAMPRDTVVVGAPDFYHWGSNSLLVNDVQAWLEQPGSNFGWVVVAADEISNASGKRFDSRESPVLSNRPQLTVEYRTIPEPPSAGLAIGVVLMGGLCGKWRYRRYGL; encoded by the coding sequence ATGAATCGCATCACCGGGGCAACAATGCGTTGGGCAAGTCATCTTCTTGGTGCACCGCTGTTATTGCTAATTCCGTTCCGACTGTGTCTGGGTGCCACTATCCAACTCAGCGCTGCCGCCGACAATACGATTTACGATGATCCGTCGGCGTCGCTCAGTAATGGAGCCGGACAATTCCTCAATGTGGGCGTCACCGCCGATGGGCTGGTGCGTCGTGGTCTCGTTCGATTTGACGTCGCTGCGAGCATTCCGCCGCAGTCGATCATCACCGAAGCCGTGCTGACGTTGCATTTATCGCAATCACAAAGCGGGGCCGAACCGGTCGCGATCCATCGACTGTTGTCGGCCTGGGGGGAAGGCACTTCCGACGCGTTGGGAGGCGAGGGAGCCGGTACGGCCGCGACTGCGGACGACGCCACTTGGGTGCACCGCTTCTTTCCGGACCAGTTGTGGGCTACTGCGGGGGGCGATTTAGTGGCTATGCCACGCGACACGGTCGTTGTAGGCGCTCCCGATTTTTACCACTGGGGATCGAACAGCCTTCTCGTGAATGACGTGCAGGCCTGGCTCGAACAACCAGGGAGTAACTTCGGATGGGTCGTGGTAGCGGCCGACGAAATCTCCAATGCCTCTGGCAAGCGATTTGATTCGCGCGAGAGTCCGGTCCTGTCGAATCGCCCTCAATTGACTGTGGAGTACCGAACAATTCCGGAGCCGCCGAGCGCTGGCTTGGCGATCGGAGTGGTGTTGATGGGTGGACTGTGCGGCAAGTGGCGCTATCGCAGGTATGGTCTGTGA
- a CDS encoding site-specific integrase, which produces MQNVPIYSTWQVDSWRLLSRTELATVRADLERKAKRSLNTRLNLVIVRLACCCGLRVSEIASLRLDDVRVADARPHIVIRAAVAKSRRLRRIPLWWDRRTLETLVEWKQLRVEEGATARDRFVVSAINRTRGKTLTRQAIRQRFRTACKVLGKSRLESLSIHDGRHTFVSHALAGGRTLAEIRDAAGHANIVTTSAYLHVVVREGTPAGQLFA; this is translated from the coding sequence ATGCAAAATGTGCCGATTTACTCCACTTGGCAGGTCGACTCTTGGCGGCTCCTGTCCCGCACCGAATTGGCGACCGTCCGGGCCGATCTGGAACGTAAGGCCAAGCGGTCACTAAACACCAGGCTGAACCTCGTGATTGTCCGGCTGGCCTGTTGCTGCGGTCTGCGGGTGTCGGAGATTGCCAGCCTGCGGTTGGACGATGTACGGGTCGCCGACGCTCGACCGCACATCGTGATTCGTGCTGCGGTGGCCAAGAGCCGGCGGCTTCGACGAATTCCACTTTGGTGGGACCGGCGCACCTTGGAGACGCTTGTGGAATGGAAGCAGCTTCGCGTGGAAGAGGGCGCAACTGCCCGCGACCGATTCGTCGTCTCCGCCATCAACCGCACCCGCGGCAAGACGCTGACGAGACAGGCGATTCGTCAGCGGTTTCGGACAGCCTGCAAGGTCCTGGGGAAGTCGCGCCTCGAATCGCTCTCGATCCACGACGGCCGGCACACGTTTGTGAGCCATGCGTTGGCTGGCGGCCGCACATTGGCCGAAATACGCGACGCGGCAGGGCACGCCAACATCGTCACGACTTCGGCGTATCTGCACGTGGTCGTGCGCGAAGGCACGCCAGCCGGCCAGCTGTTCGCCTGA
- a CDS encoding ECF-type sigma factor, with protein sequence MSDVTRILSQIDSGDSSAAEKLLPLVYDELRKLAAARLAQEKPGQTLQATALVHDAYLRLVDVEKAQHWNSRAHFFGAAAEAMRRILVDQARRKQAQKRGGQGQRIPLDAADVGFESPADELLDIDVALARLAAEEPQSARLIQLRYFAGLSIEDAAELVGISRSTAYEHWSYARVRLKTLLGGE encoded by the coding sequence ATGTCCGACGTCACCCGCATCTTGTCGCAAATCGATTCCGGCGATTCGTCGGCGGCGGAGAAACTGCTGCCTCTGGTATACGACGAGCTGCGAAAGCTGGCCGCCGCGCGCCTAGCGCAGGAAAAACCCGGCCAGACGCTACAGGCCACGGCCCTGGTCCATGACGCGTATCTCCGGCTTGTGGATGTCGAGAAAGCCCAGCACTGGAATAGTCGGGCCCACTTCTTCGGAGCGGCTGCCGAGGCAATGCGGCGCATTCTCGTCGATCAAGCCCGCCGCAAACAGGCTCAAAAGCGGGGCGGTCAGGGCCAGCGGATTCCCCTGGATGCCGCCGATGTCGGCTTCGAGTCTCCCGCGGACGAACTTCTGGACATCGACGTGGCCCTCGCGCGTTTGGCGGCCGAGGAACCCCAGTCCGCGCGCTTGATTCAGCTCCGCTATTTCGCTGGCTTATCCATCGAGGATGCCGCCGAACTGGTCGGCATTTCCCGCTCGACGGCCTACGAACACTGGTCCTATGCCCGCGTGCGCCTCAAAACCTTGCTGGGGGGCGAGTGA